In Kocuria turfanensis, a single genomic region encodes these proteins:
- a CDS encoding DNA-directed RNA polymerase subunit alpha, whose protein sequence is MLIAQRPTLSEEVVADNRSRFVIEPLEPGFGYTLGNSLRRTLLSSIPGAAVTSIRLDGVLHEFSTVEGVKEDVTEIILNVKKLAVSSEQDEPVVAYLRKQGPGVVTAADITAPAGVEIHNPDLHIATLNAKGQLELELTIERGRGYVSAAQNKAGDAEIGRIPVDSIYSPVLKVTFRVEATRVEQRTDFDKLVLDVETKEAITPRDAVASAGTTLVELFGLARELNTAAEGIEIGPSPTDAAMAADMALPIEDLELTVRSYNCLKREGIHTVGELVGRSEADLMDIRNFGAKSIDEVKAKLVDLGLSLKDSPPGFDLAARAAAIDDENPFDDDDH, encoded by the coding sequence GTGCTCATCGCACAGCGCCCCACCCTCTCCGAAGAGGTCGTGGCCGACAACCGGTCCCGCTTCGTGATCGAACCGCTCGAGCCCGGCTTCGGCTACACCCTCGGCAACTCCCTCCGCCGCACGCTGCTCTCCTCCATCCCCGGTGCGGCCGTGACCAGCATCCGGCTCGACGGGGTGCTCCACGAGTTCTCCACCGTGGAGGGCGTGAAGGAGGACGTCACCGAGATCATCCTCAACGTCAAGAAGCTCGCCGTGTCCTCGGAGCAGGACGAGCCCGTCGTCGCCTACCTGCGCAAGCAGGGCCCGGGCGTCGTGACCGCCGCGGACATCACGGCCCCGGCCGGCGTGGAGATCCACAACCCGGACCTGCACATCGCCACGCTCAACGCGAAGGGCCAGCTCGAGCTCGAGCTGACCATCGAGCGCGGCCGCGGCTACGTCTCGGCCGCCCAGAACAAGGCGGGCGACGCGGAGATCGGCCGCATCCCGGTCGACTCCATCTACTCGCCGGTGCTCAAGGTGACCTTCCGCGTGGAGGCCACCCGCGTGGAGCAGCGCACCGACTTCGACAAGCTGGTGCTCGACGTGGAGACCAAGGAGGCCATCACCCCGCGTGACGCCGTGGCCTCCGCCGGCACCACCCTGGTCGAGCTGTTCGGCCTGGCCCGGGAGCTCAACACGGCCGCCGAGGGCATCGAGATCGGCCCCTCGCCGACCGACGCCGCGATGGCCGCCGACATGGCGCTGCCCATCGAGGACCTCGAGCTCACCGTGCGGTCCTACAACTGCCTCAAGCGCGAGGGCATCCACACCGTGGGTGAGCTCGTGGGCCGCTCCGAGGCGGACCTGATGGACATCCGCAACTTCGGCGCCAAGTCGATCGACGAGGTGAAGGCCAAGCTCGTCGACCTCGGCCTGTCCCTCAAGGACTCGCCTCCCGGCTTCGACCTCGCCGCTCGCGCCGCCGCGATCGACGACGAGAACCCGTTCGACGACGACGACCACTAG
- the rpsK gene encoding 30S ribosomal protein S11, whose product MPPKTRAAAARKPRRKDKKNVTQGQAHIKSTFNNTIVTITDPTGAVLSWSSAGEMGFKGSRKSTPFAAQMAAEAAAKRAQEHGVRKVDVFVKGPGSGRETAIRSLQATGLEVGSISDVTPSAHNGCRPPKRRRV is encoded by the coding sequence ATGCCCCCGAAGACTCGCGCAGCGGCTGCCCGCAAGCCCCGCCGCAAGGACAAGAAGAACGTCACCCAGGGCCAGGCCCACATCAAGTCGACGTTCAACAACACCATCGTCACCATCACCGACCCCACCGGCGCCGTCCTCTCCTGGTCCTCCGCCGGGGAGATGGGGTTCAAGGGCTCTCGCAAGTCCACCCCGTTCGCCGCCCAGATGGCCGCCGAGGCCGCCGCCAAGCGCGCGCAGGAGCACGGCGTGCGCAAGGTCGACGTGTTCGTCAAGGGCCCGGGCTCCGGGCGCGAGACCGCCATCCGCTCCCTGCAGGCCACCGGCCTCGAGGTCGGCTCCATCTCGGACGTCACCCCGAGCGCGCACAACGGTTGCCGCCCGCCGAAGCGCCGCCGCGTCTGA
- the rpsM gene encoding 30S ribosomal protein S13 encodes MARLAGVDLPREKRLEVALTYIYGVGRTRALATLAATGISGDLRVRELTDAQLVELRDYIEDNYKVEGDLRREVAADIRRKVEIGSYQGIRHRRGLPVHGQRTKTNARTRKGPKRTVAGKKK; translated from the coding sequence ATGGCTCGTCTCGCAGGCGTCGACCTTCCCCGTGAAAAGCGGCTGGAAGTCGCGCTCACCTACATCTACGGCGTGGGCCGCACCCGCGCGCTGGCAACCCTCGCCGCCACCGGCATCTCGGGCGACCTGCGCGTGCGCGAGCTCACCGATGCCCAGCTCGTGGAGCTGCGCGACTACATCGAGGACAACTACAAGGTTGAGGGTGACCTCCGCCGCGAGGTGGCCGCCGACATCCGCCGCAAGGTCGAGATCGGCAGCTACCAGGGCATCCGGCACCGCCGCGGCCTGCCGGTGCACGGCCAGCGCACCAAGACCAACGCCCGCACCCGCAAGGGTCCCAAGCGCACGGTCGCCGGCAAGAAGAAGTAG
- the rpmJ gene encoding 50S ribosomal protein L36 yields the protein MKVQPSVKPICDKCKVIRRNGRVMVICENPRHKQRQG from the coding sequence ATGAAGGTCCAACCGAGCGTGAAGCCGATCTGCGACAAGTGCAAGGTGATCCGCCGCAACGGGCGGGTCATGGTGATCTGCGAGAACCCGCGCCACAAACAGCGTCAGGGCTGA
- the infA gene encoding translation initiation factor IF-1, with amino-acid sequence MAKKDGVIEIEGTVVEALPNAMFRVELNNGHLVLAHISGKMRQHYIRILPEDRVVVELSPYDLTRGRIVYRYK; translated from the coding sequence ATGGCCAAGAAAGACGGAGTCATCGAGATCGAAGGCACTGTGGTCGAGGCTCTGCCCAACGCGATGTTCCGCGTTGAGCTGAACAACGGTCACCTGGTCCTCGCCCACATCTCCGGCAAGATGCGCCAGCACTACATCCGGATACTCCCCGAGGACCGCGTGGTGGTGGAGCTGAGCCCGTACGACCTCACCCGCGGTCGTATCGTCTACCGCTACAAGTAG
- the rlmN gene encoding 23S rRNA (adenine(2503)-C(2))-methyltransferase RlmN: protein MTEAPQQSSPAGGSTATPVELTVRPKPGQLTFTAPRRGKPPKHLADFDLAGRREFLAQLGHKPFRAGQLSRHYFDRLASAPEDMTDLPAAGREELVAQALPTLLTSVRTLEADQGATLKSVHRLFDGAMVESVLMRYTNRVTMCISSQAGCGMNCPFCATGQAGLTRNLSTAEMVEQVVQGARLLRGGKVGRAEQEPLRVSNIVFMGMGEALANYKATLGAVHRLIDPSPEGLGISARGITMSTVGLVPGIRKFTREKLPVTLALSLHAPDDELRDDLIPINTRWKVDEALDAAREYYDVTGRRVSIEYALIRDINDQGWRADLLGEKLNARGAGWVHVNPIPLNPTPGSKWTASRPGVEQNFVERLRAHGIPTTVRDTRGSDIDGACGQLAAVV, encoded by the coding sequence GTGACCGAGGCACCGCAGCAGAGCAGCCCGGCCGGCGGCTCGACCGCAACGCCCGTCGAGCTGACCGTCCGCCCGAAACCCGGCCAGCTGACCTTCACCGCGCCGCGCCGGGGCAAGCCGCCGAAGCACCTCGCCGACTTCGACCTCGCGGGCCGCCGCGAGTTCCTCGCCCAGCTCGGGCACAAGCCCTTCCGCGCGGGGCAGCTCTCCCGGCACTACTTCGACCGGCTCGCCTCGGCCCCCGAGGACATGACCGACCTGCCCGCGGCCGGGCGGGAGGAGCTGGTGGCGCAGGCCCTGCCCACGCTGCTCACCTCCGTGCGCACCCTCGAGGCGGACCAGGGCGCCACGCTCAAGAGCGTGCACCGGCTCTTCGACGGGGCGATGGTGGAGTCGGTGCTGATGCGCTACACCAACCGGGTGACCATGTGCATCTCCTCGCAGGCCGGCTGCGGGATGAACTGCCCCTTCTGCGCCACCGGGCAGGCCGGGCTGACCCGCAACCTCTCCACCGCCGAGATGGTCGAGCAGGTGGTCCAGGGGGCGCGCCTGCTGCGCGGCGGCAAGGTGGGCCGGGCCGAGCAGGAGCCGCTGCGCGTCTCCAACATCGTGTTCATGGGCATGGGGGAGGCCCTGGCCAACTACAAGGCCACGCTGGGCGCCGTGCACCGGCTGATCGACCCCTCGCCCGAGGGCCTGGGCATCTCGGCGCGCGGGATCACCATGTCCACCGTCGGCCTGGTCCCCGGGATCCGGAAGTTCACCCGGGAGAAGCTGCCCGTGACGCTCGCCCTGTCCCTGCACGCCCCGGACGACGAGCTGCGCGACGACCTGATCCCGATCAACACCCGGTGGAAGGTCGACGAGGCCCTCGACGCCGCCCGCGAGTACTACGACGTCACCGGCCGGCGGGTGTCCATCGAGTACGCCCTGATCCGCGACATCAACGACCAGGGCTGGCGCGCCGACCTGCTGGGGGAGAAGCTCAACGCCCGGGGGGCCGGCTGGGTGCACGTCAACCCCATCCCGCTCAACCCGACCCCCGGCTCCAAGTGGACCGCGTCCCGGCCCGGCGTGGAGCAGAACTTCGTGGAGCGCCTGCGCGCCCACGGCATCCCCACCACCGTGCGGGACACCCGCGGCTCGGACATCGACGGGGCCTGCGGGCAGCTCGCCGCCGTGGTCTGA
- the map gene encoding type I methionyl aminopeptidase: protein MFGRRRIEYKTNAQLRAMQRAGTVTSRALDAAVAAAVPGVTTASLDAVFRSVLEEHSASSNFLGYYGYPAAVCVSVNEVVVHGIPGEQVLQEGDILSVDGGAIVDGWHGDSARTVLLGRPDPADAELSEVTRQAMWRGIAAAATGTHVGDIGAAVEDHVRQVSGHRFGILEEYVGHGIGSKMHMAPDVLNFRSTDRGPRLRPGMALAIEPMLVRGGIGTRVLDDDWTVVTTDGARSSQWEHSVALHADGIWVLTAEDGGASELEPLGVTPVPIPEDRP from the coding sequence ATGTTCGGCCGCCGCCGGATCGAGTACAAGACCAACGCCCAGCTGCGCGCCATGCAGCGCGCCGGGACGGTGACCTCGCGCGCCCTCGACGCCGCCGTGGCGGCCGCCGTGCCCGGGGTGACCACCGCGTCCCTCGACGCCGTGTTCCGCTCCGTCCTGGAGGAGCACAGCGCGAGCTCCAACTTCCTCGGCTACTACGGCTACCCGGCCGCGGTGTGCGTGTCCGTCAACGAGGTCGTGGTGCACGGCATCCCCGGCGAGCAGGTGCTGCAGGAGGGCGACATCCTCTCCGTGGACGGCGGGGCGATCGTCGACGGCTGGCACGGGGACTCGGCGCGCACCGTGCTGCTCGGCCGCCCCGACCCCGCCGACGCGGAGCTGTCCGAGGTCACCCGCCAGGCGATGTGGCGCGGGATCGCCGCCGCCGCCACCGGCACGCACGTCGGCGACATCGGCGCGGCCGTGGAGGACCACGTCCGCCAGGTCTCCGGGCACCGGTTCGGGATCCTCGAGGAGTACGTGGGGCACGGGATCGGCTCCAAAATGCACATGGCCCCCGACGTCCTGAACTTCCGCAGCACCGACCGCGGGCCCCGGCTGCGCCCGGGGATGGCCCTCGCCATCGAGCCGATGCTCGTGCGCGGGGGGATCGGCACCCGCGTGCTCGACGACGACTGGACCGTGGTCACCACGGACGGCGCCCGCTCCAGCCAGTGGGAGCACTCCGTGGCCCTGCACGCCGACGGCATCTGGGTGCTCACGGCCGAGGACGGCGGCGCCTCGGAGCTGGAGCCGCTCGGCGTCACCCCCGTCCCGATCCCGGAGGACCGCCCGTGA
- a CDS encoding adenylate kinase: MTRMLIIGPPGAGKGTQAVRISEKLGVPAISTGDIFRANIKGRTALGQEAKSYIDAGDLVPDSVTNRMVRDRLAETDTADGFLLDGYPRNAAQVEELDAILAELDQELDAVLKLTADRDELVQRLLGRAQKEGRTDDTEDVIRHRLDVYDAETAAVVDLYDRRGIVREVDGLGSVEDVTARILAALS, translated from the coding sequence ATGACCCGCATGCTCATCATCGGCCCCCCGGGCGCAGGCAAGGGCACCCAGGCGGTGCGCATCTCGGAGAAGCTCGGCGTGCCGGCGATCTCCACCGGTGACATCTTCCGGGCCAACATCAAGGGCCGGACGGCCCTGGGCCAGGAGGCCAAGAGCTACATCGACGCCGGCGACCTCGTCCCGGACTCGGTGACCAACCGGATGGTGCGCGACCGCCTGGCCGAGACGGACACCGCGGACGGCTTCCTGCTCGACGGCTACCCGCGCAACGCCGCGCAGGTGGAGGAGCTCGACGCGATCCTGGCCGAGCTGGACCAGGAGCTCGACGCCGTGCTCAAGCTGACCGCCGACCGCGACGAGCTCGTCCAGCGCCTCCTCGGCCGGGCGCAGAAGGAGGGCCGCACCGACGACACCGAGGACGTCATCCGGCACCGCCTCGACGTCTACGACGCGGAGACCGCCGCGGTCGTGGACCTCTACGACCGGCGCGGGATCGTCCGCGAGGTCGACGGGCTGGGGAGCGTCGAGGACGTCACCGCACGGATCCTGGCGGCGCTGTCCTGA
- the secY gene encoding preprotein translocase subunit SecY: MLSAFGRALRTPDLRRKLGFTLALIVLYRLGTFIPAPGVDYGNVQQCLALGTTTGGVYDMVNLFSGGALLQLSVFALGVMPYITASIIVQLLRVVIPRFQELHEEGAQGQTQLTQYTRYLTIGLALLNATTIVSLARSGALLGDCPLPVIPNDTVLTVVIMIITMTAGTAIIMWLGERITEKGVGNGMSLLIFTSIAATFPSALGEILRTRGWGVFLSVLAVGLVVITCVVFVEQSQRRVRVQYAKRMVGRRTIGGTTTYIPLKVNMAGVIPIIFASSMLMLPGMLSQFGMPDDGSDIPGWVNWINTYLVTGDHPVYMVLYFLMIVFFTYFYVSITFNPEEVSNNMKRYGGFIPGIRAGRPTEKYLQYVLSRITFPGALYLGIVSMIPLVALVLVDANQNFPFGGPSLLIMVGVGLDTVKQIEAQLQQRNYEGLLR, encoded by the coding sequence GTGCTCAGCGCTTTCGGACGGGCGTTGCGAACCCCCGACCTGCGACGCAAGCTGGGGTTCACCCTCGCCCTCATCGTGCTCTACCGCCTGGGCACGTTCATCCCGGCGCCGGGCGTCGACTACGGCAACGTGCAGCAGTGCCTGGCCCTGGGCACCACCACCGGCGGGGTCTACGACATGGTGAACCTCTTCAGCGGCGGCGCCCTGCTGCAGCTGTCGGTCTTCGCCCTCGGCGTGATGCCCTACATCACCGCGAGCATCATCGTGCAGCTGCTGCGCGTGGTCATCCCGCGCTTCCAGGAGCTGCACGAGGAGGGCGCGCAGGGACAGACCCAGCTCACCCAGTACACCCGCTACCTCACGATCGGGCTGGCGCTGCTCAACGCCACCACGATCGTCTCCCTGGCCCGCTCGGGCGCCCTGCTGGGCGACTGCCCGCTGCCGGTCATCCCCAACGACACGGTCCTGACGGTCGTCATCATGATCATCACGATGACCGCCGGCACCGCCATCATCATGTGGCTGGGGGAGCGGATCACGGAGAAGGGCGTGGGCAACGGCATGTCCCTGCTGATCTTCACCTCGATCGCCGCGACCTTCCCCTCCGCCCTCGGCGAGATCCTGCGCACCCGGGGCTGGGGCGTGTTCCTGTCGGTGCTGGCCGTGGGGCTCGTGGTGATCACCTGCGTGGTGTTCGTGGAGCAGTCCCAGCGCCGGGTGCGGGTGCAGTACGCCAAGCGGATGGTGGGCCGGCGCACGATCGGCGGCACCACCACCTACATCCCGCTCAAGGTCAACATGGCCGGCGTCATCCCCATCATCTTCGCGTCCTCGATGCTGATGCTGCCCGGCATGCTCTCCCAGTTCGGCATGCCGGACGACGGCTCGGACATCCCCGGCTGGGTCAACTGGATCAACACCTACCTCGTCACCGGCGACCACCCGGTGTACATGGTGCTGTACTTCCTGATGATCGTGTTCTTCACGTACTTCTACGTGTCGATCACGTTCAACCCGGAGGAGGTCTCCAACAACATGAAGCGCTACGGCGGCTTCATCCCGGGCATCCGGGCGGGCCGGCCCACGGAGAAGTACCTGCAGTACGTGCTGAGCCGGATCACGTTCCCCGGGGCCCTCTACCTGGGCATCGTGTCCATGATCCCGCTCGTGGCGCTCGTGCTGGTCGACGCCAACCAGAACTTCCCGTTCGGCGGGCCCTCCCTGCTGATCATGGTGGGCGTGGGCCTGGACACGGTGAAGCAGATCGAGGCGCAGCTGCAGCAGCGCAACTACGAGGGCCTGCTGCGCTGA
- the rplO gene encoding 50S ribosomal protein L15 gives MAENTAEKNEKVHALKVHHLRPAPGAKTAKTRVGRGEGSKGKTAGRGTKGTSARYQVKAGFAGGQLPLHMRLPKLRGFKNPFRVEYQVVNLDKLSELYPEGGEVTVESLVARGAVRKNQPVKVLGSGDIAVAVDVKAHAFSGSAAEKIAAAGGSTTAL, from the coding sequence ATGGCAGAGAACACTGCTGAGAAGAACGAGAAGGTGCACGCCCTCAAGGTGCACCACCTGCGTCCGGCCCCGGGCGCGAAGACCGCCAAGACCCGCGTGGGTCGCGGTGAGGGCTCCAAGGGCAAGACCGCCGGCCGCGGCACCAAGGGCACCAGCGCCCGGTACCAGGTCAAGGCGGGCTTCGCGGGCGGGCAGCTGCCGCTGCACATGCGCCTGCCGAAGCTGCGCGGGTTCAAGAACCCGTTCCGCGTGGAGTACCAGGTCGTCAACCTCGACAAGCTCTCCGAGCTCTACCCGGAGGGCGGCGAGGTGACCGTGGAGTCGCTCGTGGCCCGCGGCGCGGTCCGGAAGAACCAGCCGGTCAAGGTGCTGGGCTCCGGCGACATCGCGGTCGCGGTCGACGTGAAGGCGCACGCCTTCTCCGGCTCCGCCGCCGAGAAGATCGCCGCCGCCGGCGGCAGCACCACCGCGCTGTGA
- the rpmD gene encoding 50S ribosomal protein L30: MSGKRIQPDGAELRITQIRSVVGQKQNMRDTLRSLGLKRPGNVVVRKADGVTAGMVNTVAHLVKVEEAK, encoded by the coding sequence ATGTCCGGCAAGCGTATCCAGCCCGACGGGGCGGAGCTGCGCATCACGCAGATCCGCTCGGTGGTCGGCCAGAAGCAGAACATGCGCGACACCCTGCGGTCCCTCGGCCTCAAGCGGCCGGGCAACGTCGTGGTCCGCAAGGCCGACGGCGTGACCGCGGGCATGGTCAACACCGTCGCCCACCTGGTCAAGGTCGAGGAGGCCAAGTAA
- the rpsE gene encoding 30S ribosomal protein S5, whose product MSEQNNEKETQVTEASTASTEATGAQQTTEANRSQDSRGDRGGRGERGGRGERGGRGERGGRGGRGGREEEKDKFLERVVTINRVSKVVKGGRRFSFTALVVVGDGNGMVGVGYGKAKEVPAAISKGVEEAKKNFFRVPRIEDRTIPHRVQGEAAAGVVMLRPATPGTGVIAGGPVRAVLECAGIHDVLSKSLGSSNQINIVHATIEALRQLEEPAAVAARRGLPIDEVVPGPLLRSIQKAGA is encoded by the coding sequence GTGAGCGAGCAGAACAACGAGAAGGAAACCCAGGTGACCGAAGCGAGCACTGCCTCCACGGAGGCGACCGGGGCCCAGCAGACCACCGAGGCCAACCGCTCCCAGGACTCCCGCGGCGACCGCGGGGGCCGTGGCGAGCGCGGCGGCCGCGGTGAGCGCGGCGGCCGTGGCGAGCGCGGCGGCCGCGGCGGCCGTGGCGGGCGCGAGGAGGAGAAGGACAAGTTCCTCGAGCGCGTCGTGACCATCAACCGCGTCTCCAAGGTCGTCAAGGGTGGTCGTCGCTTCAGCTTCACCGCCCTGGTCGTCGTCGGCGACGGCAACGGCATGGTCGGTGTCGGCTACGGCAAGGCCAAGGAGGTGCCGGCCGCGATCTCCAAGGGCGTCGAGGAGGCGAAGAAGAACTTCTTCCGCGTTCCGCGCATCGAGGACCGCACCATCCCGCACCGCGTGCAGGGCGAGGCCGCTGCCGGCGTCGTCATGCTCCGTCCGGCGACCCCCGGTACCGGTGTGATCGCCGGTGGCCCGGTCCGTGCCGTGCTCGAGTGCGCCGGCATCCACGACGTGCTGTCGAAGTCCCTCGGCTCGTCGAACCAGATCAACATCGTGCACGCAACGATCGAGGCGCTCCGTCAGCTCGAGGAGCCGGCGGCCGTCGCGGCCCGTCGCGGGCTGCCGATCGACGAGGTCGTCCCCGGTCCGCTGCTGCGCTCGATCCAGAAGGCAGGTGCCTGA
- the rplR gene encoding 50S ribosomal protein L18, protein MALKIKGKSKAAARSRRHVRVRKHLAGTAARPRLVVNRSARHVFVQVVDDTKGVTVASASTMEADLRGAEADKTAKAKRVGELVAERAKAAGVEAVVFDRGGNKYHGRVAAVADGAREGGLAL, encoded by the coding sequence ATGGCTCTGAAGATCAAGGGCAAGTCCAAGGCCGCCGCGCGCAGCCGCCGCCACGTCCGGGTGCGCAAGCACCTGGCCGGCACGGCCGCCCGCCCGCGCCTGGTCGTCAACCGCTCGGCCCGCCACGTGTTCGTCCAGGTCGTCGACGACACCAAGGGTGTCACCGTCGCCTCGGCGTCCACCATGGAGGCCGATCTGCGCGGTGCCGAGGCGGACAAGACCGCCAAGGCCAAGCGCGTGGGTGAGCTCGTGGCCGAGCGCGCCAAGGCCGCCGGTGTCGAGGCCGTCGTGTTCGACCGCGGCGGCAACAAGTACCACGGTCGCGTGGCGGCTGTCGCCGACGGCGCCCGCGAAGGAGGTCTGGCACTGTGA
- the rplF gene encoding 50S ribosomal protein L6, giving the protein MSRIGRLPISVPAGVEIKIDGNVVSVKGAKGELQHTVASPITVALEDSTLTVTRPNDERESRSLHGLTRTLIANMIQGVTQGYTKGIEIVGTGYRVQAKGQDLEFALGYSHPITFKAPDGISFTVEGVNKLSVNGIDKQQVGEVAAKIRKLRAPEPYKGKGVRYAGEQIRRKAGKAGK; this is encoded by the coding sequence ATGTCACGTATCGGACGTCTCCCCATCTCTGTGCCGGCCGGTGTGGAGATCAAGATCGACGGCAACGTCGTCTCCGTCAAGGGCGCCAAGGGCGAGCTGCAGCACACCGTTGCCAGCCCGATCACCGTCGCGCTCGAGGACAGCACCCTCACCGTCACCCGACCCAACGACGAGCGCGAGTCCCGTTCGCTGCACGGGCTGACCCGCACCCTGATCGCCAACATGATCCAGGGCGTCACCCAGGGCTACACCAAGGGCATCGAGATCGTCGGCACCGGTTACCGCGTGCAGGCCAAGGGCCAGGACCTCGAGTTCGCCCTCGGCTACAGCCACCCGATCACCTTCAAGGCCCCGGACGGCATCTCGTTCACCGTCGAGGGCGTCAACAAGCTCTCGGTCAACGGCATCGACAAGCAGCAGGTCGGCGAGGTCGCCGCGAAGATCCGCAAGCTGCGCGCCCCCGAGCCCTACAAGGGCAAGGGCGTGCGCTACGCCGGCGAGCAGATCCGCCGCAAGGCCGGAAAGGCTGGTAAGTAA
- the rpsH gene encoding 30S ribosomal protein S8 — MTMTDPVADMLTRLRNANSAYHDSVSMPYSKLKARVADILKTEGYIADYKEEAAEVGKTLTLSLKFGPNRERSIAGVRRISKPGLRVYAKSTNLPKVLGGLGIAILSTSSGLLTDKQAAKKGVGGEVLAYVW, encoded by the coding sequence ATGACAATGACAGATCCTGTCGCGGACATGCTGACGCGTCTGCGCAACGCCAACTCCGCCTACCACGACTCCGTGAGCATGCCGTACTCGAAGCTCAAGGCCCGGGTTGCGGACATCCTCAAGACCGAGGGCTACATCGCGGACTACAAGGAAGAGGCGGCCGAGGTCGGCAAGACCCTGACGCTGTCCCTGAAGTTCGGTCCCAACCGGGAGCGCTCCATCGCGGGCGTCCGTCGCATCTCCAAGCCGGGCCTGCGCGTCTACGCCAAGTCCACCAACCTCCCCAAGGTCCTGGGCGGCCTGGGCATCGCCATCCTGTCCACCTCCTCCGGGCTGCTGACCGACAAGCAGGCCGCGAAGAAGGGCGTGGGCGGCGAAGTCCTCGCGTACGTCTGGTAA
- the rplE gene encoding 50S ribosomal protein L5, translating to MSETTEISVSPRFKDKYRETVVPALQEQFGYGNVMEIPRVVKVVVNMGVGDAAKDSKLIDGAVRDLTAITGQKPLVTRAKKSIAQFKLREGMPIGAHTTLRGDRMWEFLDRLVTLALPRIRDFRGLSDRQFDGNGNYTFGLTEQSMFHEIDQDRIDRVRGMDITVVTTAKTDDEGRALLKALGFPFKTN from the coding sequence ATGAGCGAAACCACCGAGATCAGCGTGTCCCCGCGCTTCAAGGACAAGTACCGCGAGACCGTCGTCCCCGCGCTGCAGGAGCAGTTCGGCTACGGCAACGTCATGGAGATCCCGCGCGTCGTCAAGGTCGTCGTGAACATGGGCGTCGGTGACGCCGCCAAGGACTCGAAGCTGATCGACGGCGCGGTCCGCGACCTCACCGCGATCACCGGCCAGAAGCCGCTCGTGACCCGGGCGAAGAAGTCCATCGCGCAGTTCAAGCTGCGCGAGGGCATGCCGATCGGCGCGCACACCACGCTGCGCGGCGACCGCATGTGGGAGTTCCTCGACCGCCTCGTCACCCTGGCGCTGCCGCGCATCCGCGACTTCCGCGGGCTGTCCGACCGCCAGTTCGACGGCAACGGCAACTACACCTTCGGCCTGACCGAGCAGTCGATGTTCCACGAGATCGACCAGGACCGCATCGACCGCGTCCGCGGCATGGACATCACGGTGGTCACCACCGCGAAGACCGACGACGAGGGCCGCGCGCTGCTGAAGGCGCTCGGTTTCCCCTTCAAGACCAACTAA
- the rplX gene encoding 50S ribosomal protein L24: MAKFKIKTGDLVQVISGSKDNKGKQGKVLRVFPETSRVLVEGVNVVTRHRKASMQGEAGGIEKVEAPIHVSNVAFVDPETNKPTRIGYRTETVERDGRQKTVRVRVSKSTGKDL, from the coding sequence ATGGCGAAGTTCAAGATCAAGACCGGCGACCTGGTGCAGGTCATCTCCGGCAGCAAGGACAACAAGGGCAAGCAGGGCAAGGTCCTGCGCGTGTTCCCCGAGACCTCCCGCGTGCTCGTCGAGGGCGTCAACGTGGTCACCCGCCACCGCAAGGCCTCCATGCAGGGCGAAGCCGGCGGCATCGAGAAGGTCGAGGCCCCGATCCACGTGTCCAACGTGGCCTTCGTGGACCCGGAGACCAACAAGCCGACCCGCATCGGCTACCGCACCGAGACCGTGGAGCGCGACGGACGCCAGAAGACCGTCCGTGTCCGCGTCTCCAAGAGCACCGGCAAGGATCTGTGA
- the rplN gene encoding 50S ribosomal protein L14, translating into MIQQESRLKVADNTGAKEILTIRVLGGSGRRYAGIGDIIVATVKDAIPGGNVKKGDVVKAVIVRTKKERRRPDGSYIKFDENAAVILKNDGDPRGTRIFGPVGRELRDKKFMKIISLAPEVL; encoded by the coding sequence GTGATTCAGCAGGAGTCGCGACTGAAGGTCGCCGACAACACGGGTGCGAAGGAAATCCTCACCATCCGTGTTCTCGGTGGATCCGGACGTCGCTACGCAGGCATCGGCGACATCATCGTCGCCACCGTCAAGGACGCGATCCCGGGCGGCAACGTGAAGAAGGGCGACGTCGTCAAGGCCGTCATCGTCCGCACCAAGAAGGAGCGCCGTCGTCCGGACGGTTCCTACATCAAGTTCGACGAGAACGCCGCAGTGATCCTGAAGAACGACGGGGACCCCCGTGGTACTCGCATCTTCGGCCCCGTGGGCCGCGAGCTGCGCGACAAGAAGTTCATGAAGATCATCTCGCTGGCCCCGGAGGTGCTCTGA